The nucleotide sequence CCTAAATTATTATAGGGAATTTCTGATACCCAGAATCTTTTGGCAAACAATTCTTGGGTTACAACAATGCTTGATGCAGTAATTCACCATACCAAAAGTTGGTAGCAATGGTAGGAAATATGTTATACTTCACCTCTTCTAAAGGGATTTGCGAATGATATGGACATTCATCACATACTTCTTCTTGTTTCTCAGTAGCTCAAAGAGGCAGGCATCTCCGAGCCTCAAGCTGTTGTCACGCGCAAAATGCTTCCACCCTCTCATAAGCCTTTTGGTTTTGTTATTTTTAACACGACACCGCACTTCCCACTTCTTGCCATGGCGCTGAAGGGTCAGCATTTGTTCCTTAAATGGAAGGTATACTTCAGCATATTTTCTTGATATATCCTGATAAAGGGAGAAAGGATCTTTAGTAATGCTAACTCAAAGCAAACATCATGGTGTAGTGGACTATCTGCACATCCATGATATTACCATTCTGTAGTCTAGTAGCAAAGTTCTTTAAGTTTCAATCTGCTCCAACTAGAATTTTCTATCCCAATGGTTACATGACTGAAATACAACTTCAATGAATATGCAGAATAAGCCAACAACACTTGGGTAAGACAAACATTGTTTTTGTAAGTAAAATGCAAAGATAAACAGCCAGATTTACCACTCGTTAGCAATACAGTATCCATTCAAGAACAGAGGTTTTAACTCACAAGGCTACGGTTTGCTCCGTAAATACTGCTCTTCCTTCTGACACACCCATAAATGGGGATTTCAGAATTCATAGCTCGGATTTTTTCTTTAAGTTGCTTCTTCTGCACCCGATTTAGATTCAAGAGGGTGCCATTTGCGAGGATACAACCTGGCAGGGAATGATCATCTTTTGAAGATGAAATACCTCctaaacaaagaaaataaaagtcaTATATGAAGTTTTATGGGGCATAATATATGGCGGGTTTGACATTGTGAATCATAACCTGCTGAATCTGAAGCAGAGCTCGACGAGCTGACATGGATGATGTCATTCCCCTGCCTTGAGCTATCCATACTTGGCCTAATTTGTCTTCCACAATGTGGAAGTTTCATGGGAGGATCGTGACAAGTGTTTACAATGTCATCAGTGTTCCCCCACCAGTCTTTAGCAGGAGCAGCATTTTTCATGAGATTGCACGCCGGAAGTTTCTCGCAACCGCTCGGGCCAAAGATCAAAACCTTCAACTGAGAGTGGCCATCATACTTGAACACAAGAAAGTCCCCCCTTCTCAAGTTATGGGCACGAGCAAACGCCTTCCATCCCGAATCAAGGACTAGTTTCTCCAAATTCTTGGTAATCTGAACATCAAAAGTATAACCATGGCGTGATACTAGCTTAATAGTTCGTCCTCTTTCCCCCCTGAAATGTTGGACAAACCTATCTGGTATGATCTGTAGGAAACAAGGTAAAGCACACAAGGTCAGGAGACACTAAATCTGTTACACAGAACAAAACGCTGAAGAAAGCTCAGCTGCTATATTTCAGATGCGAAACAGAGTAACATGAGAGAACAGAGGGTTGCCCAGATCTGACCAAATTTCACTCCCAGAGGTTCCTCTTTTGTTTCCATAGAAAGCAAGAACACAATTCAGACCAACTGAAAATAGCTTACCATTCTCTCATGGAAGTCGCCAATCATAACCTTGAAGAAACGCTTATCTTGTTCCTCTGTGTGGTTCCAGTAGCGATGTTCATCCAGCTCCTTGTGTTTCTTACATGGCTTGCCCATCTCCTAACCACGGAATGGAACTACAACAAAAACGAACCGTGCCTGAATTTTTTAGGCAAAGACGCAAAGTACCAACTAAAAGTTGAAGAATCATTTCGGAAAATAGAGGATTGCAGTATTTCAGAGGGAGGGAGAGAAGAGTTGAAGCATACCAGTGATTATCGgagattcagagagagagagagagagagagagagagagagagactggaGAACGTTCTGAAGAGTTTAGAAAGCCAAACGTCAGAGAGATTAGTCAAGTAGAAGTCCAACGCCTCTCCGACTTCTAGACGCCTACTAGTAGGTGTGCCTGTCAGAGGCGAGAAGACTTGACAAAGGATGCGTTGGGGAGAGTGTATGTGGGGGGTGACCGGATGAGGTTGCGTGTGAGTATCCTTGTATAATTCAGAAATTTTATGTTAAATATTTGaatattttaaaataataaatgaaCAAGTTTTCAGGTTGCGTAGTAAGTTATTTCATTTGTAAGTACAATACGAATATTTATAACATGCAAATATTTGAAAGTTATTTTTATTTCTGgaggtacctcggaaggacacctttcggtatttggggtcaatgttacaggaggatgggggtattgatgaagatgtgaaccatcgaatcaaagccggatggatgaagtggtgcCAAACTTCTGGCAGTCTCTGTGACAAGaaagtgccacaaaagctaaaaggcaagttttacaggacggcggttcgacccgcaatgttgtatggcgcggagtgttggccgactaaaaggcgacatgttcaacatttaggtgtggcagagatggtatgttgagatggatgtgtggccacacgaggaaggatcgagtccggaatgatgatatacgagatagagttggggtagcaccaattgaggagaagcttgtccaacatcttttgagatggtttgggcatattcagcgcaggcctccagaagctccagtgcatagcggacggctaaagcgtgcggagaatgtcaagagagggcggggtcgaccgattttgacatgggaggagtccgttaagagagacctgaaggattggagtatcgacaaagagctagctatggacaggggtgcgtggaagcttgctatccatgtgccagagccatgagttggttgcgagatcttatgggtttcacctctagcctaccccaacttgtttgggactaaaggctttgttgttgttattTTTATTTCTGGGATTATAATTTAAATAATCTCTTCAGATTTATCAAAAATAAACAACGAGTGCAAAATGGGCCACACAGACAACAGTTCAGCCTTTGTTCTAATATATTAAGAGGTAGTTATCCACTTTTTTTGTGGGTTCAAAACTTGTATTACTCATAAAGTATCAGTACAATCCATCGCAACCAATTCTAACACATCCGGCAGAGCCGACCCAATCGAGGTCATGGTTCTATTTTAAGCTCTACCAAAAGTAGCTAAACTATCGCTGGCCTTATTTTGCGACCGCGAGACGTGAGTAATACAAGATTAACGAAGACTAAGAAGATATCTAATCTCCTTTACGAGAAAAGCATAAGCAGACTGATCACAACCATCACATGTGATCATAGATACCGCCATAAAAAAGTCTAACTCGACTGCAATAGGCAAATCTGACCGCTGCAAAGCATAGGAGACGCCCTCCATACAGGCACACAGTTCAACCTCCAAAACATCTCTATAGGAGTATAGAGCCCTGCAGGCGAGAAAATAATCTTGCCATCCGAGTCTTTCAGCATCATTCCTGCTCCAGCTATTTCACTTGAGACAAAAAACCCATCTGTGTTAAGTTTTACCCATCCATTCACCGGTTTGGACCACGTCGGCGAAACATCCACCGCTGCACTTGTACGCTTGGTGGCACCGTCCAGAACGACTGCCATCTTCCCTCTAGTAGGATCACAACGTGAGTTGGACTTTACTGCCATCAAAAATTCCATATAGCTTTGCAAGAATCTGATTGATATATCCATTGGCGGAGCAGGCTTAGAGTGTACTAGCTCATTCCTTATGTACCAGCCTCTCCAGAAAATCATCAACAACATGCATCGTTCCAAATCACTCAAATTGGCTAGGACATGCAGCAGCCATTCCTTTCCAGTAGGGGTGAAAGTTTCTATATTGGGCAGTCTTCAAATTTTTGCCATTGACCTGTACAGATCCCGGCCATATTGACACTTCACAAAGGGGTGAAAATTGTCTTCTGCTGCAACTCCACAAACTGGGCATGTACTAGTAGTCTCAAGGCCGATCCTGCACTTATTTTTCCAGGTCGGTAAACTGTCCGTTGCCACTCGCCATACAAAATTTGCAATCGTAGGTGTAGCGCCGCAATTCCAAATGAACTTCCAGCACTCTCTGCCCCCAGTCGGCGCTGAACTAGAGGAGGCCACAGGCCCTTGGTGCAGTTCATCAAACGCGAGGCGATAGGCGCTTCTAATTGTGAAGACTCCATGCTATCATCGTCTAGTCTCGGAGAAGCCCTGATCTTCATGATCTCTTCAACATCCGCAGCAACGAAATAGTGAGAGAGCAGCTCAACCTTCCAAGATCCATTATCATTTAACAAGTCAGAGACAAAACGCGCACGGCACACACCTTGCCGTGAGATGGGTCTGAATGAAAAAGGTCGGGGGATCCAGTTGTCCCGCCACACTCTTATGCTTCTGCCGTTCCCAACACGCCAAATTAACCCTTTCTTTAGTAAGTCGAGACCATGGCTGATTGCTTGCCATGAGGAGGAGGCATTACCCGTGAAAACAGTATCCTCAAGTTTGCCATGTGGGTAGTATCGTGCTTTAAGAACTTGTGCACATAGGCTTTCTGGTCTGGATATTAATCGCCATGCTTGGCGAGCTAATAGCGCTTGATTGAACAAACGGAAATCCCGAAAACCCATACCACCCCTATCCTTGGGTTGCAGCAAATGATCCCAACCCTTCCAATGAGCTTTCCTCTTGCCTTTTTCCGATCCCCAATAGAAATTCCTTACCATCCTTGTGAGATCATAGCACACCGAGTATGGTAGCTTGAACACGCCCATAATGTACGTTGGTAATGCCTGGGCTACTGACTTTATCAAAGCTTCTCTTCCTGGCTGGGCTAGGTGTCCATCACCCCACTAAACGAGTCGTTTAGTCAGACTAGTTTGAAGATTCTGAAACTTGCCCTTGGACATGCAACCCTCAGGTGTGGGGAGGCCTAGGTATTTTTCCTCAAAGACTAAGCTAGTTACATTCAACACATCTCTGACTTCCTCTTGAACTGCCGCTGGGCAAGCCTCCCCAAAGAAAATTGAGCATTTGTTATAATTAAGGCTTTGACCTGTAGCTGAACCATACATATCTAGTGCCCCTTTTACACTCTCTGCTTGGTCTCTAGAAGCCTCAAAAAACAGCATGGTATCATCAGCAAATAACAAGTGAGATATACCTGGCGCCCTTCTGCAAACATGAACTGGTGAGAGAGCTCCAGCTTGCACTTTATTTCTCAAAATTGCAGATAGTCCATTAGCCACAAACAAAAATAGATATGGTGAAAGAGGGTCCCCCTGCCAGAGCCCTTGAGCcggtgcaaatgaatccaagagAGTTCCATTAAGTTTGACAGAATACCTCACCGATGTGACACACGTCATTATCCAGTCAATCCATCGCTGAGAGGAACCCAACTTTTGCATCACCTACTTCAGGTAAACCCAGTCCACCCTATCATAACTTTAGATAGATCGAGCTTGTAGGCACATAAATTTTTCGTAGGATCCTTCTCTTGCTTAATGTAGTGGAGGCACTCAAAGGCCACCAACGCGTTATCAGTTATCATCCTGCCAGGGATAAACGCACTCTGTTCCACTGATATTAAATCATCTAGGAGTGGACGCAAACGGTTCACCAGGCACTTTGAGATGACCTTGTAAATCACGTTGCATAAGCTAATGGGCCTGTATTCAGACAACTTTGTAGGGTTAGCAATTTTCGGAATAAGAACAATGGAAGTAGAGTTTACTCCCTCCGGCATGATACCCATACAAAAGAAATCTTTTACTGATGCAATCACACTATCTTTCACGGTGCTCCAATTCCGCTGAAAAAATCTGGCAGGAAATCCGTCCGGTCCCGGTGCCTTCAAGGGCCCAATCTGGAACATAGCGTCTGAAATTTCCTTATCGGAAAACGGTGCACAAAGCTTAATATTATCCTCTTCCGACACCAAGGGTTGCACTAAGTCAATCACAGGGGCTGCATCTAATGATGTGTTTGCCGAAAACAAGTTACTGAAATAATCCGTTGTAAGTTTCCCCATGGCAGCAAAGTCGGAGTGCACTACCCCAATGCTATCTGTCAATTCTCGAATCTTGTTCTTTCTTGCCCTCCAAATGGCCTTGCTCTGAAAGAACCTTGTGTTTCGGTTGCCCTCCTTAAGCCAGGATATTCTTGACCTTTGGAGCCACATCATCTCCTCCTGGTacaataaatctttcatcttatcGGATACTGCTCTTATATCTTGTCTATCCGCATTCATACTCATAAGCTCCTCTAGCTGAGTTCGAGACTTGGCAAGCTCCCTCTTAATGTTGCCAAATTTTCTGCTCCATGAACCAAGGCATATCATTGTTTTTGATAGAGCATCTCTCAACTGTCACAAATTCTGCATCCCTCCTACCGCAGCCCATGCATCCTTTATGACTTCAGGTAGTGCAGGATCTGTTTCCCAAAAAACTTCATACCTTCTATTCTTTGCACTTGCAGGGCCTGGATCAACCTCTCCCTTTAAAAGTAGCATAACATGATCTGAACATGGTGCAACAACATGATCAACAGAAGCATAAGCAAACATATTTCTCCACGAACTTGTAGCAACTGCCCGATCCAACCGAACTCTCACATTACCCATACCACTTCGCCTGTTATCATACGTGAACGGAACTCCAGAGAAACCAAGGTCCACCAGCTCGCAAGTTTCAAGTACATCGCGAAAAGCTAGCATCTGAGCCGCAGCCCTAGGAATGCTATACGGACGATAGTGTACAAACAATTTATAGACGATTTTTTTAAAAAGGATGATTaacctcggcctctgcatctgggcgatgcatgcaatcattttattaattattcacaaagatctaaagtaatacatcagtaagtCTCAAACCATCATCTCGGCAAcatctgttgctactcctatccattTGATGAAGGGGTGCCTATAGTCCGAGCCGAATACCAAACACACTTAGcatcaaagcctaacatctaaagccagaGGCCTCAACCAAGCCACTTGCCGGGTGTGGGGCACAGACCGGTCCGGTGCACTCTCTGAGGCGGCGGCCGCCGTCTTCCATCGATCCATCTTCAAAGCAGACACTGACGtatcgaccttgccaggcctgccgtcgacgccaccgagGCGCCAGACAATGCCTTCCTCCTGCG is from Triticum aestivum cultivar Chinese Spring chromosome 3A, IWGSC CS RefSeq v2.1, whole genome shotgun sequence and encodes:
- the LOC123059213 gene encoding putative B3 domain-containing protein Os03g0621600, coding for MGKPCKKHKELDEHRYWNHTEEQDKRFFKVMIGDFHERMIIPDRFVQHFRGERGRTIKLVSRHGYTFDVQITKNLEKLVLDSGWKAFARAHNLRRGDFLVFKYDGHSQLKVLIFGPSGCEKLPACNLMKNAAPAKDWWGNTDDIVNTCHDPPMKLPHCGRQIRPSMDSSRQGNDIIHVSSSSSASDSAGGISSSKDDHSLPGCILANGTLLNLNRVQKKQLKEKIRAMNSEIPIYGCVRRKSSIYGANRSLDISRKYAEVYLPFKEQMLTLQRHGKKWEVRCRVKNNKTKRLMRGWKHFARDNSLRLGDACLFELLRNKKKYVMNVHIIRKSL